From Pseudobacteriovorax antillogorgiicola, one genomic window encodes:
- a CDS encoding transposase yields MNGFSIHAATSIKAHERDRLEKLLRYLGRGPVSHERISLDENGNILYELKSSYDGATHVMFSPMEFIEKLASMIPPPYKHQVNYYGCLSSHSKLSPKIVGGSVVGSCGQGDLQQECKNDGEAEVESDDSSASRYIPWAELLKRTFGIELSTCPKCGGRVRVIAAIMEVEAITKILNHVGLGSDPPKGQFLTKEEHVYESFY; encoded by the coding sequence ATGAACGGATTTTCGATCCATGCTGCCACGTCAATCAAGGCCCATGAAAGAGATCGATTAGAAAAGCTTCTTCGTTACTTGGGTCGTGGCCCAGTGTCTCATGAGCGTATAAGCCTCGATGAAAATGGCAATATCCTCTACGAACTGAAAAGCTCCTATGATGGGGCGACTCATGTCATGTTTTCCCCTATGGAATTCATCGAGAAATTAGCATCGATGATCCCACCGCCATACAAACATCAAGTGAACTACTACGGTTGTCTTTCTTCTCATAGTAAACTGAGCCCTAAGATTGTTGGCGGTTCAGTAGTCGGGTCTTGCGGACAGGGTGATCTCCAGCAAGAATGTAAGAACGATGGTGAAGCTGAGGTCGAATCTGATGATTCATCGGCATCCAGATATATTCCGTGGGCTGAACTACTAAAACGGACCTTTGGCATAGAGCTGTCCACCTGTCCCAAATGTGGTGGAAGGGTGCGAGTGATCGCTGCCATAATGGAGGTTGAGGCTATCACTAAAATTCTGAATCATGTTGGCCTTGGATCAGATCCGCCCAAGGGTCAATTTTTGACCAAAGAAGAACATGTCTACGAAAGCTTTTACTAG
- a CDS encoding CPBP family intramembrane glutamic endopeptidase, with protein sequence MSWFDIVLFGLVGFATIGMFYGLNGSYLIAVTTLGLAIYQGRVSGLGLLIIAVGVGLGWFFSNSRVKLLPKSLGHLLLIVLVLALSMHVVPGFENLKVVDGLRLAPDSLPYTMYLNLDKQFAAWILILVVGLKANRESLVKGLSRGIFFAIPVFLFIAALSLLVSWVRFNPKYPEILPIWAYKNLLFTCVSEELFFRAYIQTSLISFFSCRLKNGQYWGIAMAAVIFGLAHFAGGLTYVFMATVAGGVYGLAYYRSQSLEAAILTHFLVNLGHILLFSYPALAPS encoded by the coding sequence TTGAGCTGGTTCGATATTGTTTTATTTGGCTTAGTTGGTTTCGCAACAATTGGGATGTTTTATGGACTCAATGGGAGTTACCTAATTGCTGTGACGACCCTGGGGTTGGCAATTTACCAGGGGAGAGTTTCCGGCCTTGGCTTACTGATTATAGCCGTTGGTGTCGGTTTAGGCTGGTTTTTTTCTAATTCAAGGGTGAAGCTGCTTCCCAAAAGTTTGGGTCACTTGCTTCTTATCGTTTTAGTTTTAGCATTATCAATGCATGTGGTACCTGGATTTGAAAATTTGAAAGTGGTTGATGGCTTGCGCCTGGCTCCTGACAGTCTTCCCTATACGATGTATCTTAATCTGGACAAGCAGTTTGCCGCTTGGATTCTTATCCTTGTTGTTGGACTAAAGGCCAACCGCGAAAGCTTAGTCAAAGGTTTAAGTAGAGGTATCTTCTTTGCGATTCCTGTCTTTCTCTTTATTGCTGCTCTGTCACTGTTAGTATCTTGGGTTAGGTTTAATCCAAAGTATCCAGAGATTCTGCCTATCTGGGCCTATAAAAACTTATTGTTTACTTGCGTCAGTGAGGAACTATTTTTTAGAGCCTATATTCAAACCTCTCTGATCAGTTTTTTTTCTTGCAGATTAAAAAATGGTCAGTATTGGGGAATAGCTATGGCGGCTGTGATTTTTGGGTTGGCTCACTTTGCTGGTGGGTTAACCTACGTTTTTATGGCCACAGTTGCTGGTGGTGTCTATGGCTTGGCCTACTACCGCAGTCAATCTCTAGAAGCAGCGATTCTAACTCATTTCTTGGTCAATCTTGGCCATATTCTATTATTTAGCTATCCAGCATTGGCTCCTTCTTAA